One window from the genome of Eucalyptus grandis isolate ANBG69807.140 chromosome 7, ASM1654582v1, whole genome shotgun sequence encodes:
- the LOC120295941 gene encoding receptor-like protein 12, which produces MLSGQIPSSLGNLVQLTSLDLSVNRLTGEIPSSIGNLVQLIDIDLGNLVQPIGSLKQLKLLILSNNMLSGLLPPFLANLTNLEALDLSQNQLSGEIPQELTQLTLLAVFNVSYNRLTGPILQSRQFATFENNSYKGNSGLCGTPLSRKCGDLKASSPSSPTSEED; this is translated from the coding sequence ATGTTAAGTGGGCAAATTCCATCCTCTCTCGGGAACCTTGTCCAGCTTACTAGTTTGGATTTAAGTGTTAATCGGTTAACTGGTGAAATCCCATCTTCCATTGGAAATCTAGTTCAACTCATTGACATAGATCTTGGTAATCTAGTTCAACCCATCGGAAGCCTGAAGCAACTAAAATTGCTCATCCTTTCTAACAACATGCTCTCCGGTCTTCTGCCTCCATTCTTGGCAAACCTTACCAATCTGGAAGCATTGGACCTTTCTCAAAACCAGCTCTCAGGAGAGATCCCTCAGGAGTTGACGCAACTCACTTTGCTTGCGGTCTTCAACGTTTCTTATAACCGTCTGACCGGGCCAATACTGCAGTCACGGCAGTTTGCTACATTTGAAAACAACTCCTACAAGGGAAATTCCGGGCTCTGTGGCACTCCTCTGTCTAGAAAATGTGGAGATCTCAAAGCGTCATCGCCATCATCTCCAACATCCGAAGAAGATTGA
- the LOC104454622 gene encoding receptor-like protein 54, producing MIFQLQDLHTLNLNSNNLSGTIELGRFSKAESLQVLGLSSNKLFLIAKTGITHKYNALGLGSCNLNGFPEFLQDQDELFFLDLSSNNISGQVPEWFLDVSSGYLRHLNLSSNFLTSFAQDPVIFKWKQLVVVDLRFNELQGSVPIPPPEMWYYFISNNRLSGEISPLICNLNSIQMIDLSYNNLNGSLPQCLSNLSGTLEVLSLQSNNFIGKIPNLNGNLCELVMIDLSYNKLLGPLPRSLCHCDHLKFLNFGNNRIRDVFPLWLGSLLTLKVLILRYNRFHGLIGEPAERVEFPALQIIDLSQNNFSGSLPSEYFKHSTAMKAFETNLSSYIGDAITRAWIFSPDATFDYSMRVIAKGNQMNYSKIQGYLTLIDLSSNNFSGVIPEAIGSLKQLKFLNLSNNSLVGSLPPFLANLMNLEALDLSQNQLSGEIPQELTQLTSLAVFNVSYNRLTGLIPSLRQFATFDNNSYKGNSGLCGTPLSRKCRDPKGLPPSTLTSEKDHDSGSAMELDWKIVCMGYASGCVIGVVLGNCLITRRRAQSLVKNFGRRKRRRRR from the coding sequence ATGATTTTCCAATTACAGGATCTCCACACTcttaatttgaattcaaataacTTGAGCGGCACCATAGAGCTAGGTAGGTTTTCAAAGGCCGAAAGCCTTCAAGTACTTGGGTTATCCTCTAACAAACTGTTCTTGATTGCCAAAACTGGCATAACTCACAAGTACAACGCTCTAGGTTTAGGATCATGCAACTTGAATGGTTTCCCAGAGTTTCTGCAAGATCAAGATGAGTTGTTTTTCTTAGATCTATCCTCTAATAACATTTCTGGTCAAGTTCCTGAATGGTTTCTGGATGTGAGCTCAGGATACCTACGTCATTTGAACCTTTCTAGCAACTTTCTAACAAGTTTTGCTCAAGACCCTGTTATTTTCAAGTGGAAACAACTCGTTGTAGTAGATCTCCGTTTTAACGAGTTGCAAGGATCAGTTCCTATTCCCCCTCCTGAAATGTGGTACTACTTCATCTCAAATAACAGGCTCTCCGGAGAAATATCGCCACTCATATGCAATCTAAACTCTATCCAAATGATCGATTTGTCTTATAATAATTTGAATGGGTCTCTTCCACAATGTTTGAGTAATTTGAGTGGTACTTTGGAAGTACTGAGTTTACAGAGCAACAACTTTATCGGGAAAATTCCTAATTTGAATGGGAATTTATGTGAGCTTGTTATGATTGATCTGAGTTACAATAAATTGCTTGGGCCATTGCCAAGATCACTCTGCCACTGTGACCATTTGAAATTCCTGAATTTCGGAAACAATCGGATTAGGGATGTTTTCCCGTTGTGGTTGGGCTCACTTCTCACCTTGAAGGTACTTATACTGCGGTATAATAGATTTCACGGACTTATTGGGGAACCTGCTGAGAGAGTTGAGTTCCCTGCACTGCAAATCATTGACCtatcccaaaataatttttccggtAGCTTGCCATCTGAATACTTCAAGCATTCGACTGCCATGAAAGCTTTTGAGACAAATTTGTCAAGCTACATTGGGGATGCTATTACGCGGGCCTGGATTTTCTCTCCAGACGCAACCTTTGACTACTCCATGAGAGTAATTGCCAAAGGCAACCAAATGAATTACTCAAAGATCCAAGGGTACCTCACATTGATTGATCTCTCAAGCAACAACTTTAGTGGAGTGATCCCCGAGGCCATCGGAAGCCTAAAGCAACTAAAATTCCTGAATCTCTCCAACAACAGTCTGGTCGGTTCCCTGCCTCCATTCTTGGCAAACCTGATGAATTTGGAAGCACTGGACCTTTCTCAGAACCAGCTCTCAGGAGAGATTCCTCAGGAGTTGACGCAACTCACTTCGCTTGCGGTCTTCAACGTATCTTATAACCGTTTGACTGGGCTGATACCGTCATTACGGCAGTTTGCTACATTCGACAACAACTCCTACAAGGGAAACTCAGGGCTATGTGGCACTCCTCTATCTAGAAAATGCAGAGATCCCAAAGGGTTACCGCCATCAACTCTGACTTCCGAAAAAGATCACGATTCAGGAAGTGCAATGGAATTAGACTGGAAGATCGTGTGCATGGGGTATGCAAGTGGGTGTGTGATTGGAGTAGTCCTCGGGAACTGCTTGATCACAAGAAGAAGGGCTCAGAGTCTTGTGAAGAACTTTGGTAGAAGAAAACGAAGGCGAAGAAGGTAG